A stretch of Desulfobacter hydrogenophilus DNA encodes these proteins:
- a CDS encoding GGDEF domain-containing response regulator, whose product MAHAILIVDDDIAIKESVEEFLTLMAYEVKSAENAFQAVDILKNFQPDIVLTDIMMQGMDGLELTRLIREKYDIDVMVMTGYSADYSYEEAINSGASDFIFKPFRFEELNLRIKRMLREAAFKKERDKLLKDMKKLAITDGLTGLFNFRQFFHQIKQEVERFQRYSRDLSLLMLDIDFFKKYNDTWGHLEGDKVLMSMGMIISSCLRSMDSAYRYGGEEFAVLLPETELEEACLVGTRIGANVRKAIFTPEKGVQTSVTVSIGAAQIISGEDVTSFIKRTDKALYRSKENGRNRLTVAS is encoded by the coding sequence ATGGCCCATGCCATCCTCATTGTTGATGATGATATAGCAATTAAGGAATCAGTAGAAGAATTTTTAACACTAATGGCCTATGAAGTCAAAAGTGCTGAAAATGCATTCCAGGCCGTTGACATTTTAAAAAATTTTCAGCCCGATATCGTTTTAACGGATATCATGATGCAGGGAATGGACGGACTTGAGCTTACCCGATTGATCAGGGAGAAGTACGACATTGATGTCATGGTCATGACTGGGTATTCTGCTGATTATTCCTATGAAGAAGCCATTAATTCAGGGGCCAGTGATTTCATCTTCAAGCCGTTCCGTTTTGAAGAGCTGAATTTAAGAATCAAACGGATGCTTAGAGAAGCTGCATTTAAGAAGGAAAGGGATAAGCTTCTGAAAGATATGAAGAAACTGGCCATCACCGACGGATTAACAGGCCTGTTCAATTTCCGACAGTTTTTTCATCAAATTAAGCAGGAGGTTGAACGTTTTCAGCGCTACTCCAGGGATTTATCACTTCTCATGCTGGATATCGATTTTTTTAAAAAATACAACGATACCTGGGGACACCTGGAAGGAGACAAAGTGCTGATGAGCATGGGCATGATCATCTCCTCCTGCCTGCGCAGCATGGACTCCGCCTATCGTTACGGCGGTGAGGAATTTGCCGTACTTTTACCGGAAACAGAGTTAGAGGAAGCCTGTCTGGTGGGCACCCGCATCGGGGCCAATGTTCGAAAAGCGATATTCACACCGGAAAAAGGTGTGCAGACATCTGTGACCGTAAGCATCGGGGCGGCACAGATTATCAGTGGTGAAGACGTTACATCATTTATCAAACGGACAGATAAGGCATTGTACCGTTCCAAGGAAAACGGTCGCAATCGGTTAACCGTAGCCTCTTAA
- a CDS encoding EAL domain-containing protein: MKCKKIGFKFAIDDFGTGTSSFSYLKNLPVDDLKINGSFVKNIEHDDVDRAMTETINRIGHILGKKTVAEFAENQAIIEILNEIGVDFAQGFGVCKPTPLFQKK; this comes from the coding sequence ATGAAATGCAAAAAGATAGGATTTAAATTTGCCATTGATGACTTTGGTACTGGTACAAGTTCTTTCAGCTATTTAAAAAACCTACCTGTTGACGACTTGAAGATCAATGGCAGTTTCGTGAAAAATATAGAACATGATGATGTGGATAGAGCAATGACTGAAACAATTAATCGAATTGGACATATTCTTGGGAAAAAGACCGTCGCGGAATTTGCGGAAAATCAAGCTATCATTGAAATATTAAATGAGATAGGTGTTGATTTTGCCCAGGGATTTGGCGTTTGCAAGCCTACACCTCTTTTTCAAAAAAAATGA
- a CDS encoding transposase has translation MVIKEHPNIFPPEIACGYTMKEIRVSKKLKLKIRRIVIAGVSYTIRPSFAMPYMTGFVKDVEKPLFLRKFAVPFWALSHCFGKNPMYWYRLEATIGRYSLVGTTIKSPEKLPQHLSADEKHTRLLGEKTYIATTVGNNCILGASVSETASGKDLQKAYGVFKEEAECINPEYQPDTVNTDGWRSTQKAWKKLFPKIAVLSCFLHIFIGIRDRSRKKYKEHFLDAATRLWDCFRAESKRSFSQRVRRLSEWCRNTENEVPDVISVKIKKLRDNLPQFSQAYDFPGAHRTSNMVDRLMQRMDRHLFSTKYFHGTMKSANLSIRAWALIQNFAPLNPWTVKHKGHVSSFERINGFQYHENWLQNLLISGSLGGLRTGPPNPL, from the coding sequence ATGGTAATCAAGGAGCATCCTAATATTTTTCCGCCTGAAATCGCCTGCGGATACACAATGAAGGAGATCAGAGTCTCAAAAAAACTGAAATTAAAAATCAGAAGGATAGTCATAGCTGGTGTCAGTTACACAATAAGGCCGTCTTTTGCCATGCCGTATATGACTGGATTTGTGAAAGATGTTGAAAAACCGTTATTTTTGCGTAAGTTTGCTGTTCCATTTTGGGCTCTGAGCCACTGTTTCGGGAAAAATCCCATGTATTGGTATCGTCTTGAAGCAACTATTGGCCGGTACAGCCTCGTAGGAACCACTATCAAGTCCCCAGAGAAATTACCCCAGCACCTTTCTGCTGATGAAAAACATACCCGCCTTTTGGGAGAAAAGACCTATATTGCCACGACGGTCGGAAATAACTGTATTTTAGGAGCCAGTGTTTCGGAAACAGCATCCGGTAAAGATCTTCAAAAAGCATACGGTGTTTTTAAAGAGGAGGCTGAATGCATTAATCCGGAATATCAGCCGGATACTGTCAATACCGACGGATGGCGGTCAACGCAGAAGGCCTGGAAAAAGCTGTTTCCCAAGATAGCCGTGCTATCCTGCTTTTTGCACATTTTTATTGGCATACGTGATCGCTCACGCAAAAAATACAAGGAGCATTTCCTGGATGCGGCTACCAGATTATGGGATTGCTTCAGGGCAGAGTCCAAAAGATCATTCTCACAAAGAGTTCGGAGGCTTTCCGAATGGTGTCGAAATACGGAGAATGAAGTTCCAGACGTCATTTCAGTTAAAATCAAGAAGCTTAGGGATAATCTTCCACAGTTTTCCCAAGCCTATGATTTTCCTGGCGCACATAGAACGAGCAACATGGTTGACCGGCTGATGCAACGGATGGATCGTCATTTATTCAGTACCAAATATTTTCACGGCACTATGAAATCTGCCAATCTCAGCATACGTGCCTGGGCGCTTATCCAAAATTTTGCCCCGCTCAATCCATGGACGGTAAAGCACAAAGGCCATGTGAGTTCTTTTGAAAGAATTAACGGATTTCAGTACCACGAAAACTGGCTTCAGAACCTTTTGATTTCGGGTTCATTGGGAGGCTTACGGACGGGTCCCCCAAATCCGTTATAA
- a CDS encoding TolC family protein — translation MTYRMLWNSVISLFMLIPLFVGGMPVFGASGEHVRPIGETAPPLTLDFCIETALANNPDLQASRDEKQIAASDRKIAGAERWPYFKLKGGVTEFDDDQRLVPARFNGEQGVFGRNMSDIAVTVRMPLFSGGSIINTR, via the coding sequence ATGACGTACCGCATGTTATGGAATAGTGTTATTTCACTCTTCATGTTGATTCCACTTTTCGTTGGTGGGATGCCCGTATTCGGAGCATCCGGGGAGCATGTTCGACCCATCGGGGAAACAGCGCCTCCTTTAACACTTGATTTTTGCATTGAAACCGCCCTTGCTAACAATCCGGATCTTCAGGCTTCACGTGATGAAAAACAGATTGCGGCATCTGACCGGAAAATAGCAGGTGCAGAGAGGTGGCCCTATTTTAAACTCAAAGGCGGCGTCACGGAATTTGACGATGATCAGAGACTGGTACCGGCACGTTTCAACGGCGAACAAGGCGTTTTCGGCAGGAATATGTCGGATATCGCAGTCACGGTTCGCATGCCGCTTTTTTCCGGAGGTAGTATAATTAATACTCGATGA
- a CDS encoding cytochrome c biogenesis CcdA family protein translates to MLDSIFLTVNQWMTGGIALAAAGCFIWGVISVLFSPCHLASIPLIVGYVGGQERMVQPRQAGIYSVLFTTGLFITIALIGIICAILGRMLGDVGAYWQILIGLVLIWVALGMLGVEKCSMSGSLLYRLKLKGKLGAFVLGLAYGVLSGSCTFGFIAPILAIITVQEKIATAIILIVLFAVGHCLPIVIAGSSTAAVKKLLENSAWNGAGTWFRKGAGTLVCFLGVYFIISPFISA, encoded by the coding sequence ATGCTTGATTCCATATTCCTAACCGTCAATCAATGGATGACCGGCGGCATTGCCTTGGCGGCTGCCGGATGCTTTATATGGGGCGTTATCAGTGTATTGTTCAGTCCCTGCCATCTGGCATCCATCCCGCTGATTGTCGGGTATGTGGGTGGCCAGGAAAGAATGGTCCAACCGAGACAGGCAGGCATATATTCTGTTTTATTTACAACAGGGCTTTTCATCACCATTGCATTAATCGGTATCATTTGTGCCATACTTGGGAGAATGCTCGGGGATGTGGGTGCTTACTGGCAGATTCTGATCGGCCTTGTCCTGATCTGGGTTGCTTTGGGAATGCTGGGGGTTGAAAAATGCTCGATGTCCGGCAGCCTTTTATACCGCTTGAAGCTCAAGGGAAAATTGGGGGCGTTTGTCCTGGGACTCGCCTATGGGGTACTGTCCGGGTCATGCACTTTCGGATTTATCGCTCCGATACTGGCAATTATTACGGTTCAGGAAAAAATTGCCACCGCCATCATTTTAATTGTTCTGTTCGCTGTCGGCCATTGTCTTCCCATCGTCATTGCCGGCAGTTCAACTGCAGCGGTCAAAAAATTGCTGGAAAACAGCGCATGGAATGGTGCCGGAACCTGGTTCAGGAAAGGTGCCGGAACCCTTGTCTGTTTTTTGGGGGTCTATTTTATCATTTCCCCGTTTATTTCCGCATGA
- a CDS encoding thioredoxin family protein, with protein MAKKIVGPAVLVLLFLSISLACAQDFSAVPEKGTVTMVDLGAKKCIPCKMMAPIMEKLEKAYEGKAHIVFIDVWKNRGQAPRFGIRTIPTQIFFNENGEEVWRHEGFLEEKTIVDRLTEMGVKKPDIVNNGVSSCLIPYS; from the coding sequence ATGGCTAAAAAAATAGTTGGACCGGCGGTTCTGGTGTTACTTTTTCTTTCAATATCCCTTGCCTGTGCCCAGGATTTTTCCGCAGTACCGGAAAAGGGAACAGTCACCATGGTTGATCTTGGGGCCAAAAAGTGCATCCCATGCAAAATGATGGCCCCGATCATGGAAAAACTTGAAAAAGCTTATGAAGGCAAAGCCCATATCGTTTTCATAGATGTATGGAAAAACCGGGGCCAGGCCCCCAGATTCGGCATAAGAACCATCCCCACCCAGATCTTTTTTAACGAGAACGGTGAAGAAGTCTGGCGTCATGAGGGCTTTCTGGAAGAAAAGACCATTGTTGATCGCCTGACCGAAATGGGGGTAAAGAAACCGGATATAGTAAATAATGGGGTAAGCTCATGCTTGATTCCATATTCCTAA
- a CDS encoding permease: protein MKERTKLLLIIGVFLVAYYVPWSHPVIRQSGLEAFMMLQEYAREHVLTCLIPAFFIAGAISVFVSQASVLKYFGAQAAKLLSYSVASISGTILAVCSCTVLPLFAGIYTRGAGIGPATAFLYSGPAINVLAITLTAKILGWQLGFARAVGAVIFAVVTGLLMALIFHKDDASRTAGKIYLPDEEAKERTLLQDSLYLLTMVLILVFAAFAKPASGSTGLWPAIFAVKWYITIALLIVLGLMIKAWFTKDECKSWVEATWGFMKQIFPLLFGGVIVAGFLLGRPGHPALIPEQWISSLLGGNSIWANLLASVAGALMYFATLTEVPILQGLLGAGMGKGPALALLLAGPALSLPNMLVIGSIMGAKKTATFCTIIVILSTIAGMVYGTIVG, encoded by the coding sequence ATGAAAGAACGTACCAAGCTACTATTGATCATAGGGGTTTTTCTGGTTGCTTACTATGTACCCTGGAGTCATCCGGTGATCCGTCAATCCGGTCTGGAAGCGTTTATGATGCTTCAGGAATATGCCCGGGAACATGTTCTTACCTGTTTGATTCCCGCTTTCTTCATTGCGGGTGCCATTTCCGTGTTTGTCTCCCAAGCCTCGGTACTCAAATACTTCGGGGCTCAGGCCGCCAAGCTGTTGTCCTATTCTGTAGCCTCGATATCCGGCACCATCCTGGCGGTATGTTCCTGTACGGTACTGCCGCTGTTTGCGGGAATCTACACACGAGGGGCGGGGATCGGACCGGCCACGGCTTTTCTCTATTCTGGACCTGCCATCAACGTGCTCGCCATCACTTTGACCGCCAAGATCCTCGGCTGGCAGCTCGGCTTTGCCAGGGCCGTTGGCGCAGTGATTTTTGCCGTGGTGACCGGTCTACTCATGGCCCTGATTTTTCATAAAGACGATGCCTCACGCACTGCTGGTAAGATTTATCTGCCGGACGAGGAGGCCAAAGAAAGAACTCTGTTGCAAGACAGTCTATACCTTCTGACCATGGTGTTGATTTTGGTTTTTGCAGCCTTTGCCAAACCGGCTTCCGGATCGACCGGGCTTTGGCCCGCAATCTTTGCGGTCAAGTGGTACATCACCATTGCCCTGCTGATTGTCCTCGGATTAATGATCAAGGCCTGGTTCACCAAAGATGAGTGCAAAAGCTGGGTGGAAGCCACCTGGGGCTTCATGAAACAGATTTTCCCTCTGCTTTTCGGCGGGGTAATCGTTGCCGGTTTTCTACTGGGCCGTCCCGGTCATCCGGCACTGATCCCGGAACAATGGATTTCGTCTCTTTTGGGCGGCAATTCCATTTGGGCCAATCTGCTGGCGTCCGTGGCCGGAGCCCTGATGTATTTCGCCACCCTGACCGAAGTACCCATCCTGCAGGGGCTTTTAGGAGCCGGCATGGGTAAGGGACCGGCCCTGGCCCTTCTGCTGGCCGGTCCGGCGCTGTCGTTACCCAACATGCTGGTGATCGGCAGCATCATGGGCGCAAAAAAGACTGCTACTTTTTGTACAATCATCGTGATCTTGTCCACCATCGCCGGAATGGTGTACGGAACCATTGTCGGGTAG
- a CDS encoding thioredoxin family protein, which produces MEIKVLGPGCAKCVKAEKLVKEVLEETGLDASVEKVTDMMQIASYGVFGTPSVIVDGEVKCTGKVPKKEDVIAWITK; this is translated from the coding sequence ATGGAAATCAAAGTATTGGGACCTGGATGCGCCAAATGTGTAAAAGCTGAAAAACTGGTCAAGGAAGTATTGGAAGAGACTGGACTTGACGCCAGCGTGGAGAAAGTGACTGATATGATGCAGATTGCTTCTTACGGCGTCTTTGGAACCCCCTCTGTCATTGTGGACGGCGAGGTGAAATGTACCGGAAAAGTACCCAAAAAAGAAGATGTCATAGCCTGGATTACAAAGTAG
- a CDS encoding permease gives MKNRSNIRLVRKNESALMLNFFMGAAGVVLWWMIYRQLPELSKWLTYGLLQIGKGSHLGESIEFFLYDTPKVMMLLFLVVFGVGVIRSFFTPEKTRAFLSGKSEFAGNIFAALLGIITPFCSCSAVPLFIGFVTAGVPLGVTFSFLIAAPMVNEIAVGLLYGLLGWKVAALYMGTGLFIAIAAGWVIGRLKLENHIEDWVTQANMAAAEMEEEKLTWNDRFIYGWDAVKEIIGRVWIYVILGIAVGAGIHGFVPEGMMASIMGKGTWWSVPLSVVIGVPMYSNAAGIIPVVEALLGKGASLGSVLAFMMSVIALSLPEMVILRKVLKPRLIAVFVCVVACGILFVGYLFNMVLYDGSDILFSNITTLYNKLLGLLSSF, from the coding sequence ATGAAAAACAGATCGAATATCCGTTTAGTTCGAAAGAACGAGTCTGCATTAATGCTGAATTTTTTCATGGGAGCCGCCGGCGTTGTTCTGTGGTGGATGATTTACCGGCAGTTGCCGGAATTATCCAAATGGCTGACATACGGCCTGCTGCAAATCGGCAAGGGTTCTCACCTGGGGGAATCAATCGAATTTTTCCTTTATGATACGCCGAAAGTCATGATGCTGCTTTTTCTGGTTGTCTTTGGCGTAGGCGTTATCCGCAGTTTTTTCACCCCGGAGAAGACCCGTGCCTTTCTTTCCGGGAAAAGTGAATTTGCAGGCAATATTTTTGCAGCCCTTCTGGGGATTATCACCCCGTTTTGTTCCTGTTCTGCTGTACCGCTTTTCATCGGCTTTGTCACCGCAGGGGTGCCCCTTGGAGTCACGTTCTCCTTTTTAATTGCCGCTCCCATGGTTAATGAAATTGCCGTGGGTCTTTTATACGGCCTTTTAGGGTGGAAAGTGGCGGCCCTATACATGGGAACCGGGCTTTTCATCGCCATTGCTGCTGGATGGGTTATCGGGCGTCTGAAACTTGAAAACCACATTGAGGACTGGGTGACCCAGGCCAATATGGCTGCAGCAGAAATGGAAGAGGAAAAACTGACCTGGAATGACAGGTTTATTTACGGCTGGGATGCTGTTAAAGAGATTATTGGTCGGGTCTGGATCTATGTCATACTCGGCATTGCAGTGGGAGCAGGAATCCATGGATTTGTGCCTGAAGGAATGATGGCGTCCATTATGGGCAAAGGGACATGGTGGTCTGTGCCCCTGTCCGTGGTTATCGGAGTTCCCATGTATTCCAATGCCGCCGGCATAATTCCCGTAGTAGAGGCGCTTTTAGGCAAAGGCGCGTCACTGGGGTCTGTCCTGGCATTCATGATGAGTGTTATTGCGCTCTCCCTGCCGGAGATGGTGATTCTAAGAAAAGTGTTGAAACCCAGACTGATCGCCGTATTTGTCTGTGTTGTCGCCTGCGGGATTTTGTTTGTGGGTTATTTGTTTAACATGGTGCTTTACGATGGTTCGGACATTTTATTTTCCAATATTACAACCCTATATAATAAACTTTTGGGGTTGCTGAGCAGCTTTTAA
- the tnpA gene encoding IS200/IS605 family transposase, protein MKDYKSLKHSKWYCKYHVVWIPKYRKKVIYGQLRRELGSILHGLAKQKECEIEEGHLMTDHVHMLISIPPKFAVAQVVGFIKGKSAIQIARQFCGKKRNYNGEKFWARGYFASTVGIDEQTVRAYIRHQEKEDQRCEQMNLFD, encoded by the coding sequence ATGAAAGATTATAAAAGTTTAAAGCATTCAAAGTGGTATTGCAAGTATCATGTGGTTTGGATTCCAAAATATCGGAAGAAAGTTATTTACGGGCAATTACGTCGGGAACTGGGGTCAATACTACATGGTTTGGCAAAACAAAAAGAATGCGAGATCGAAGAAGGACATTTGATGACAGACCATGTTCATATGCTGATCTCCATTCCACCCAAATTTGCCGTGGCTCAGGTAGTTGGGTTCATCAAGGGGAAAAGTGCTATTCAGATAGCACGTCAGTTTTGTGGTAAAAAAAGGAACTATAATGGTGAAAAATTTTGGGCCAGAGGTTATTTTGCATCAACAGTAGGAATCGACGAACAAACTGTTCGAGCATATATCCGGCATCAAGAAAAAGAGGATCAACGTTGCGAACAGATGAACTTGTTTGATTAA
- a CDS encoding integrase core domain-containing protein translates to MKFVIWSGGWLAANPNWGAPRIHGELLRLGFEVSERTVSNLMPRRLPNLKPSQTWRTFLKNHVNKCSIDFFTIPTVTLNILFVLVILNHSRRKVVHFSITSNPTAEWTTQQIVEAFPWDTAPKYLMRDRDSIYSVFFRNRVKNMGIKEVISAPRSPWQNPFVERVIGSIRRECADHVIVLNQGHLKNILCAYFQYYHNDRTHLSLGKNTPNGRPVQPRPVGKCKIIDLPRIGGLHHRYEWKKVA, encoded by the coding sequence GTGAAATTCGTGATCTGGTCAGGAGGCTGGCTTGCAGCTAATCCAAACTGGGGTGCGCCCAGGATTCATGGGGAATTGCTCAGGCTGGGGTTTGAGGTTTCCGAGCGAACAGTATCGAACCTGATGCCCCGACGTCTGCCGAATTTAAAGCCGTCTCAGACTTGGCGGACTTTTCTGAAAAATCATGTCAATAAGTGTTCGATTGATTTTTTCACTATTCCGACAGTCACCCTTAATATTCTGTTTGTCCTGGTGATCCTTAACCACAGCCGCCGCAAAGTCGTACATTTCAGTATAACCTCAAATCCGACGGCCGAGTGGACAACCCAACAGATTGTGGAAGCCTTCCCCTGGGATACGGCACCGAAGTATTTGATGCGGGATCGGGATTCGATCTATAGCGTTTTCTTCCGCAATCGAGTAAAAAACATGGGCATCAAAGAAGTGATCTCGGCTCCGCGCAGCCCTTGGCAAAACCCGTTTGTTGAACGGGTAATCGGATCAATCAGGCGAGAATGTGCAGACCATGTCATCGTATTGAACCAAGGACATCTGAAAAACATTCTTTGCGCGTATTTCCAATATTATCATAACGACAGAACGCATCTGAGCCTTGGAAAAAATACGCCAAACGGTCGGCCAGTTCAACCCAGACCTGTCGGTAAATGTAAGATAATCGATTTGCCGCGCATTGGTGGGTTACATCATCGATACGAGTGGAAGAAAGTGGCCTGA
- a CDS encoding DUF6399 domain-containing protein, producing the protein MADRCKERIEKAWRVTEKMTATIAFFFWMVESLVNKMALTDDQRELMHNWLIPGFYLHKVAQKETDPEQRGKIRQKSQELLSVLKDKTGPLSGFDDCEIDSMVRTAKECAGLFQRSSSCVEGRNAQLSLHHHGMHRLSDRKMKGLTVIHNFHLKRLDGTTAAERFFENKPINMFEWLVENMPLPARPRSRIKMVS; encoded by the coding sequence TTGGCAGATCGATGCAAGGAACGAATTGAGAAGGCCTGGCGCGTCACCGAAAAGATGACAGCAACCATTGCATTTTTTTTTTGGATGGTCGAATCGCTTGTCAACAAGATGGCTTTGACTGATGACCAACGCGAATTAATGCACAACTGGTTGATTCCGGGCTTTTACCTCCACAAAGTTGCCCAAAAGGAGACGGACCCCGAACAAAGAGGGAAAATTCGACAAAAATCACAGGAATTACTTTCAGTCTTGAAGGACAAAACCGGGCCTCTTTCCGGATTTGATGATTGTGAAATCGACTCTATGGTAAGAACTGCCAAGGAGTGTGCTGGACTTTTTCAAAGATCAAGTTCCTGTGTAGAAGGACGAAATGCTCAACTATCTTTGCATCACCATGGAATGCACCGCCTGAGTGATCGAAAAATGAAGGGTTTGACGGTAATTCATAACTTCCATTTAAAAAGGCTTGACGGGACCACTGCGGCAGAACGATTTTTTGAAAACAAACCGATCAACATGTTTGAATGGCTTGTTGAAAATATGCCTTTACCTGCAAGGCCAAGAAGTAGAATAAAAATGGTGAGTTAG
- the pgm gene encoding phosphoglucomutase (alpha-D-glucose-1,6-bisphosphate-dependent), translating into MKMHPLAGEIAPKSVLANIPRLVSSYYTHQPDVSKSNQQVVFGTSGHRGSSLKNSFNQDHILAISQALCEYRTSQHIDGPLFMGIDTHALSEPALASALEVFAAAGVTVMISKGLGYTPTPVISHAILTFNKNRQKGLADGVVITPSHNPPEDGGFKYNPPHGGPAGNEITQRIADRANQILENGPDQVKRMSFEKALKADTTHEYDYITPYVADLANVVDMEVIAESGLTLGVDPLGGAAVHYWAPIAERYGLSLEIINPFVDPTFAFMTLDKDGKIRMDCSSPFAMQGLIKLKDKFDIAFGNDTDVDRHGIVTKSAGLLNPNHYLSVAIWYLFQNRPDWSQSAAVGKTLVSTSMIDRVTTHLGRKLSEVPVGFKWFVDGLMSAEIGFGGEESAGASFLRRDGSVWTTDKDGIIMDLLAAEIMAKTGKNPGEIYTSLEEQFGTCVYERIDAPATAEQKAVLTKLSPETITAKELAGEPILAKHTRAPGNQAPLGGLKVVTENGWFAARPSGTEDIYKIYTESFKDKTHLQRIQQEAQTIVSAAFQVAGV; encoded by the coding sequence ATGAAAATGCACCCACTCGCCGGAGAAATAGCACCGAAATCTGTGCTGGCCAACATTCCAAGGCTCGTTTCATCCTACTACACCCATCAACCGGACGTTTCTAAGTCGAACCAGCAAGTCGTTTTCGGAACATCGGGCCACCGGGGCTCGTCACTAAAAAACAGTTTCAACCAAGATCACATTCTGGCCATCAGCCAGGCCCTTTGTGAATATCGAACATCCCAGCATATTGACGGGCCGCTCTTCATGGGTATAGATACCCATGCCCTCTCCGAACCGGCCCTGGCCAGCGCACTCGAAGTCTTTGCCGCTGCCGGTGTGACCGTCATGATCTCCAAGGGACTGGGCTATACGCCTACACCAGTCATTTCGCATGCCATCTTGACCTTCAATAAAAACAGACAGAAAGGCCTGGCCGACGGTGTGGTCATCACCCCCTCCCATAATCCCCCTGAAGATGGCGGGTTCAAATACAATCCTCCCCATGGCGGGCCGGCGGGTAATGAGATCACCCAGCGCATTGCTGACAGGGCTAACCAAATCCTGGAAAATGGTCCGGATCAGGTCAAACGAATGTCTTTTGAAAAAGCGCTCAAAGCCGATACGACCCACGAATATGACTACATAACCCCCTATGTGGCGGATCTTGCCAACGTGGTCGACATGGAGGTGATCGCCGAATCCGGGCTCACGCTTGGTGTGGATCCCCTGGGAGGGGCCGCCGTACACTACTGGGCGCCCATTGCCGAACGCTACGGGCTTTCCCTTGAGATCATCAACCCGTTCGTGGATCCTACTTTTGCGTTCATGACCCTGGACAAAGACGGTAAAATCCGCATGGACTGTTCTTCACCCTTTGCCATGCAGGGGCTGATCAAACTCAAAGATAAATTTGACATCGCTTTTGGCAATGATACGGATGTCGATCGCCACGGGATTGTCACCAAAAGCGCCGGACTGCTCAATCCCAATCATTATCTATCTGTGGCGATATGGTACCTGTTTCAAAACAGACCCGACTGGAGTCAATCGGCCGCCGTGGGTAAAACACTGGTATCCACCTCAATGATCGACCGGGTCACGACGCATCTTGGGAGAAAGTTGTCTGAAGTGCCCGTGGGCTTTAAATGGTTCGTGGATGGACTGATGAGTGCTGAAATCGGTTTCGGCGGCGAAGAAAGCGCCGGGGCGTCGTTTTTGCGCAGGGACGGCTCGGTGTGGACCACGGATAAGGACGGCATTATCATGGATCTTTTAGCCGCTGAAATCATGGCCAAAACCGGCAAAAATCCGGGTGAAATATACACGTCGCTCGAGGAACAATTTGGTACTTGTGTTTATGAGCGTATCGATGCCCCGGCAACTGCCGAACAAAAGGCGGTTTTAACGAAACTCTCCCCCGAAACAATTACCGCCAAGGAACTGGCCGGAGAGCCGATCCTGGCCAAACATACCCGCGCACCGGGCAATCAAGCCCCTTTGGGGGGGCTAAAAGTGGTCACGGAAAACGGCTGGTTCGCCGCCCGACCATCCGGCACCGAAGATATTTATAAAATTTACACCGAAAGTTTCAAAGACAAGACGCACCTGCAACGTATTCAGCAAGAGGCTCAGACCATTGTCAGTGCGGCATTTCAAGTGGCGGGTGTTTAA